attggctgcatggtagaacctcctttctatattgcagacaagattgaagagttgaagattgttgtgcaaatgctgaactggagtttactcaaacgctaacgtgttgaagatttggtgattggatgcatcagcttagggggagtctgttgctgacagaagctattgaagctgaagctatccaaagaccaaagacagtgcaagattacttgaagattgcaagaagaccgaagacaaagttttgactcaagacaaagtttttatgaagctattgtcaagggggagtttgttggtgcatgtttgtgacaacagcttagatttggtctttggatatcttgtaattagttaaatgataaacagttagcgggtttagctttgtaatagttagttgttatgtttgggctaactaaacccaaggaattgggtgatgggggcgaattgggcctgtccaattcgcagcccaggagtctttaacctagcccagttgtgaaccttgtgttatataaacaaggttagacattagggttaaggttaatcagccaaaacagtatttgagagagcaatttcgtgagggactaggtcttggacgaaatttagggttgttagggttttggattgattgtaattcgtgagattgataatcaatagaaaacccggtttgaaagtgattgctgaaTTCTGTGTTTTCTACTCGTTTCTGtgcaaatctgatctagaggattccgcactctaggttagatatacaattctgtgaagatccataagactcaaggggacctacagagACTTGAAATTCTCACATTGCGTTAAAACGTCGGATAATACTACACCAATGATTTGGTTATGCTAATGTAAGTTTACGAATCCGAGATATCGGGTCAAACAGTATAAATGAATTGTAAATGTCACTTGAAGCGGAATGcttgaatttttgaaaacaagcATTAGGTTCTAATGTGAGCGTAAAGCCATGGAATGGCGCGAATACGCCAAGGTTTATAAGCTCGGGTATTTGAGGTAATTGTGCCTAAAAAGTCTTAGAACAGAAAAATGGGATTTTGCACGTATTGCTAATGGGTTGAATAATTGAAACAGGGATTTCATGAATCATTTGCTCGTAATTCGGTTTCCATAATGTGAAATTTACATGGTTGGCTTTGAAATTTTATTACGGACTCACaggaaaaagaatggactaaAACGGACAACCGAGTAAAAAGATATGATTGTTTAATGttagatttttggaaattttCGGAGCTGGGCATAATGCAGGTCCAGAAactggacctgctggaaaacatactcccccgcgccacgcgacgggggCATAGGGGACTGGAGCGACACGCGGGGCCTCCCGCGGCACGCGAAGGATCGAACCAAGTCTGGCGCGACAGACTAAAAACCAGAATTTTCCGATTTTTGTTATATTTATGTATTTGGGCTTGTCTAAGCTCAATTAACATTATCAAAACTAATTATTTATGTGGTTTTGACCTCAGGTGATGCTCGTTAGCTTCGGATGCCGATCAAGCATGAAATCAAGAATCGAACACcatttttgaagcttccgcactaaACTAAACTTGTCTAAACAATTATGTTTTGTAAACTCTAGTAGTTGTAATTACTCTGAACTAGATGGTAACTTATGTTAACTCGCTAAGCAGAGTACTTCTTAACTTATAACTAAGTTTTGATAAATATGCATTTTGTTTCAAAAGGGCCCGTACTTTATGATTTAAATGATAATAATTATGacgagtgttacaagttggtaatcagagctcaaggttgttaaCAAAGCGTGTTCGGTTCAAGATTGATCAaccatccggtaagagttaattgTTCTAAGTAGAGTTATATAGTATAAAAAGGGAAATATGAATTGACATGcatgggaagagcgtgttaacacactcaaacccggaaagtgcagtAAATAAGAACGGTGaaaacaagttatgaacttgactAAACCGATGTAAATAAACCATATGCtatagatgaaatgtttaaccctcaatgtaaacatttcagttttaaAAATGACGGATAGAGATAACGATGGTGCGGTGCCGAGAGTCACCGAgcaaatgagagaagtgattgctgAGGAGGTCGGAAAGGCAATCGAAAATAGTTTGTCGGGTTTCATCGATAAAATCCAAAACATGGTACTATCAGTGGTGGATgagagaatcaagaaattggaggatattacCGATTTAGCAAAGGAAAAGTCgggaggacgaaagccttgttcatacaaagAGTTCATGGCGTGCAAACTGCCAAtttataatggggaggttgacccgataGTATGCCAACGATGGCTAAGCGATATCGAGGGAGTGTTCGAAAGGACCCATTGTGATACAGATGACTACGTAGCCTATAGCACGGGTCAGTTAAGGggtcaagcgaaagactggtgggataacaagaagaaAGAAATTGGAAGTGAAGCGGCTAAGGCTATGACATGGGATGAGTTTAAGACGCAGTTTCTTAAACATCATAGCCCCAAGGCAGTCATTAACAAGATCAAAGAAGAATTTATACAGCTTAGACACAAGGGTGAGTCCATCGACAAAATCACGGGAACGTTCATGGATAAAATGAAGTTTTGTGATGAATTGATAACAAATGAAGAAcagaaaatatattattactataatatgttgagcgccgagtatagggagtttatgactccttcaaaGTATGAGACCCTCACCGAGATCATAAATGTTGCATGGGAACGAGAGATAGAATTGAAGATGCAGATTGAAAGGGGTGAAAGAAGGGCGCAGGTGGTTAATCCAAGCCCTATGAAAAAGGCACGCACGACTGAGTCGTCGAAGAAACAAGAGGGAAAAAGCGGGTTGCTAAGCTGCAAGGTATACGGGAAAGGGCGCAAGGGTGAATGCCGCTTCAAAGATAAACCATGTCCCATATGTGGGAAGACGGGGCACACGGCTGCATTATGCCCCGGGAATGTATCGATGTGTTACAAATGCTATCAACCGGGTCATAAGAAATCTGAATTCCCAGAGCTAGTTGGGAAGAAAGATGGCAAGGGTTCACATACAGAGACTCCAAAAGCAAAAGCAAAAGCAAAAGCCAGATCCTTCCAGTTAACCGCAGCCGAGGCGAGAGTggaacccgatgtggtctcaggtatatttaccataaattcaattcccgcacatgtgttatttgatacgggtgcgaataaatcctttatttcacatggatttattcgacatccttcattcaaactgacaaaattacctatgcctttagaagtagaaaTAGGTGATAATAAAAGTTTCATTGTATGCGACGTATGCCAAAATTGTAAGATGAGTATTGACGGTGAAGAATACTCAATAGATTTGATTCcaatgtcgatgggagaattccaagtagtggttgggatggattggctattcCGACATCACGCGAAGGTCGTGTGCTTCCGCAAGGAGATTAAATTAACATCTCCAAGTGGAAAACATGTTACCATCTATGGAGAAAAAAGGGGTAATCCCGTTATGTGCTTGATGCTAAAGGCTCACAAGCTCATGAGGCGTGGATGTAAAGCGTTCATGATATATGCGAACGAACCAGACAAAGGATCGCCAAAGATTGAAGACGTATCAGTAGTACGTGAATACACCGATGTATTTCCGGAGGATCTACCGGGaataccgccagaacgggaggtagagttcagaatcgaattgattccggacGCGTAACCTGTGGCCAAGGTGTCGTATCGGCTCGCGCCATCagagttacaagaattgatgtctcaaatccaAGACCTGCTCGACAAAGGGTTTATTCGGCcaagtgtgtctccgtggggcgcaccggtactatttgtgaaaaagaaggatgggagcatacgcatgtgtatcgattaccgggagttgaataaactCACGGTGAAAAATCGATATCCGCTCCCAAGAATCAACAACctatttgaccaattgcaaggtgcaagttggttctccaaaatcgaccttagatcggggtatcatcagttgaaagtcaaaGAGGATGATataccgaagacggctttccgtacACGGTAcagacattacgagttcctcgtgatgtccttcggattaactaatgcacctgcggctttcatggacctcatgaaccgggtatgcaagcctatgctggataagtcggtgatagtgttcatcgacgacatctttaTATATTCGAAGAATGAAGCAGAACACGCAAGTCATTTGCGTGAAGTGTTGGAGACGCTCAGAAGAGAGAAATTGtatgcaaaattctcgaaatgtgccttctggttacgagaggtgcagttTCTCGGGCACATCATTAGTGCAAATGGGGTGTTAGTAGACCCGTCAAAAATAGAAGCAGTGGCGAGATGGAACCCACCGAAAAATCCTTcagaaattagaagctttttggggcttgctggttattataggagattcatacaagatttctccaagattgcaatGCCGTTGACCAAACTAACCTGTAAAGacgaaaagtttatttggggagAAGATCAAGAAAAGGCGTTCCAAACGCTTAAGGAAAAATTGACCCATGCACCGGTATTTGCATTACCGGATGGTGTTGATGATATGGTGGTTTACTCAGATGCGTCGCATTCGGTCCTTGGGCGcgttttgatgcaacggggcaaggttatagcctatgcctcgagacAACTAAAGACTCATGAAAAGAATTATCCTACACACGACCTCGAGTTGGCagcggtggtatttgccttaaagatatggaggcattatttgtatggggtaaaatgcactatctttaccgaccataaaagtttgaaatatttcttcgatcagaaggaattaaatatgaggcaaaggcggtgGTTAAAAACTGTCAAAGACTTC
The Helianthus annuus cultivar XRQ/B chromosome 6, HanXRQr2.0-SUNRISE, whole genome shotgun sequence genome window above contains:
- the LOC110944822 gene encoding uncharacterized protein LOC110944822, giving the protein MTDRDNDGAVPRVTEQMREVIAEEVGKAIENSLSGFIDKIQNMVLSVVDERIKKLEDITDLAKEKSGGRKPCSYKEFMACKLPIYNGEVDPIVCQRWLSDIEGVFERTHCDTDDYVAYSTGQLRGQAKDWWDNKKKEIGSEAAKAMTWDEFKTQFLKHHSPKAVINKIKEEFIQLRHKGESIDKITGTEFMTPSKYETLTEIINVAWEREIELKMQIERGERRAQVVNPSPMKKARTTESSKKQEGKSGLLSCKVYGKGRKGECRFKDKPCPICGKTGHTAALCPGNVSMCYKCYQPGHKKSEFPELVGKKDGKGSHTETPKAKAKAKARSFQLTAAEARVEPDVVSEVEIGDNKSFIVCDVCQNCKMSIDGEEYSIDLIPMSMGEFQVVVGMDWLFRHHAKVVCFRKEIKLTSPSGKHVTIYGEKRGNPVMCLMLKAHKLMRRGCKAFMIYANEPDKGSPKIEDVSVVREYTDVFPEDLPGIPPEREVEFRIELIPDA